DNA sequence from the Arthrobacter sp. V1I9 genome:
CCCTGCTGCGCCGCGTGCTGCTGCAGGGCAAGTACGAGGCCTTGGCCATGCTCCGGAACGGCGAGCAGCTGATCCTGGCAGTGGTGCTGCCGCTCCTGGCGCTTGTGGGCCTGACCGTGACGCCGTTCCTGGACGGGCTCGGGGGAAACCGCGTCGACATCGCCGTACCGGGAATCCTGGCCCTGTGCGCCATGTCCACCGCGTTCACCGGACAGGGCATCGCCACCGGCTTCGACCGGCGGTATGGCGTGCTCCGCTTCCTTTCCACCACTCCCCTGGGCCGCGGCGGACTGATCGCCGGCAAAGCACTGTCAGTGCTGGCTGTCCTCTCCCTGCAGGTGGCCGTCGTCAGCGCAGTGGCCTTTTCCTTGGGATGGCGGCCGCAGGCAGCAGGCTGGGTGCCCGGCCTGTTCCTCCTGGCATTGGGCGCCGCCGCCTTTACCGCCCTGGGCCTGCTGGTGGCCGGCACCGTCCGGCCCGAAGCCACCCTAGCCATCACCAACCTGCTCTGGATCCTGTTGGGCGCCCTGGGCGGAATCGTCCTCCCGGCGGAACGCCTGCCTGCCGGCGCCCAGTCAATGGTGGAGCTCCTGCCCTCCGGTGCACTCGGTGAATCCCTGCGCCAGGCTTTCCTTGCCGGCACGCTGAATGGCGGCGCCACCCTCATCCTGCTGCTTTGGACTGTCATCGCCGGGGCAGCAGCCATCCGTTGGTTCAAGTGGAATTGAG
Encoded proteins:
- a CDS encoding ABC transporter permease, whose product is MKGTASGATPGNAPIAALGGVAGLQQPASLLRRVLLQGKYEALAMLRNGEQLILAVVLPLLALVGLTVTPFLDGLGGNRVDIAVPGILALCAMSTAFTGQGIATGFDRRYGVLRFLSTTPLGRGGLIAGKALSVLAVLSLQVAVVSAVAFSLGWRPQAAGWVPGLFLLALGAAAFTALGLLVAGTVRPEATLAITNLLWILLGALGGIVLPAERLPAGAQSMVELLPSGALGESLRQAFLAGTLNGGATLILLLWTVIAGAAAIRWFKWN